One genomic window of Sulfurovum lithotrophicum includes the following:
- a CDS encoding metallophosphoesterase family protein: MATITRRGFMKGALAVSAFPLVSPANEAEENNRLKFIHITDSHMDLSNDESVEAMELMVAFVNKNYPDLDFVLFGGDNFNNNVKGNSDALKFKEIIGKLHCPSYVVRGNKESSPKPNDSIHLNEFKSLFMDDKALTVQGKDWLLEKKGVQILGLDSCIENANNGIYTQETIHFAKKVLNAGKPSIILNHHPYTNYWKGTEEKDLHKYVLNNTKEVQQALFSYPNLILTLSGHKHIDSVTQIKHVKVVVTRGFIRPLDMDMYPMRYIEIHAGKVQEKLIYTA; encoded by the coding sequence ATGGCAACAATTACAAGAAGAGGTTTTATGAAAGGGGCACTGGCAGTCAGTGCTTTCCCGCTTGTCTCCCCTGCAAACGAAGCGGAGGAAAACAACCGTCTTAAATTCATCCATATTACAGATTCACATATGGATCTCAGCAACGATGAAAGTGTAGAAGCCATGGAACTCATGGTGGCATTCGTCAATAAGAATTATCCTGATCTGGATTTTGTTCTTTTTGGAGGCGACAACTTCAACAACAATGTCAAAGGCAATTCCGATGCGTTGAAATTCAAAGAAATCATTGGAAAACTGCACTGCCCCTCCTATGTGGTCCGAGGCAACAAAGAATCTTCGCCGAAGCCAAATGACAGTATCCATCTAAATGAATTCAAATCCCTATTTATGGATGACAAAGCACTGACCGTACAGGGAAAAGACTGGCTGCTGGAGAAAAAAGGAGTACAGATACTGGGCCTGGACAGCTGCATAGAGAATGCCAATAACGGAATCTATACCCAAGAAACGATTCATTTTGCAAAAAAAGTTTTAAATGCCGGAAAACCCTCAATTATCCTCAACCACCATCCCTACACCAATTACTGGAAAGGAACAGAGGAGAAGGATCTGCACAAATATGTACTGAACAACACAAAAGAAGTACAGCAGGCTCTCTTCTCCTATCCCAATCTTATACTTACGCTCTCAGGGCATAAACACATAGATTCCGTCACACAGATCAAGCATGTTAAAGTTGTGGTTACCAGAGGATTTATAAGACCCCTGGATATGGATATGTATCCAATGCGTTATATTGAAATCCATGCTGGAAAGGTTCAGGAGAAATTGATCTATACTGCCTGA
- the soxY gene encoding thiosulfate oxidation carrier protein SoxY: MKRRSFIKSIAAVSAVVATVTPAVLMAEEAKKAVPKGPNALSVEAAIDAITGGKGAKESDKVKLTVPEIAENGAVVPVKVNVDYPMEEGNYVKAIHVLAAKNGNSRCVDVMLTPANGKAYFATRIKLGSTQEVIGVAELSDGTFIKAAKSVKVTIGGCG; the protein is encoded by the coding sequence ATGAAAAGAAGAAGTTTTATAAAAAGTATAGCAGCAGTTTCGGCGGTAGTTGCGACAGTAACTCCTGCAGTACTTATGGCAGAAGAAGCAAAAAAAGCAGTGCCAAAGGGCCCGAATGCCTTATCGGTAGAGGCTGCAATTGATGCAATTACGGGAGGAAAAGGCGCAAAAGAGAGTGACAAAGTAAAACTTACTGTACCTGAGATCGCAGAGAACGGTGCGGTTGTCCCTGTCAAAGTAAATGTCGATTATCCTATGGAAGAGGGAAATTATGTCAAGGCTATTCATGTACTTGCTGCAAAAAACGGTAATTCAAGATGTGTAGATGTGATGCTTACACCAGCCAATGGCAAAGCCTATTTTGCTACGAGAATCAAATTGGGTTCTACGCAGGAAGTGATCGGTGTTGCGGAACTAAGTGACGGTACGTTCATAAAGGCAGCAAAAAGTGTTAAAGTAACGATTGGTGGATGTGGTTGA
- a CDS encoding DsrE family protein: protein MKKILIILLLACAILHAEEETAQVVYDLTTGNLKTFERKLLKGVVANKAHYEGKLKELNVVVVIHGGAYKFFTKDPIHSIFKRDNALMENHKTLAKRIKSMVKNYDVEFLMCGAGMSKNKLQAKDIYSFVKIIPNSTIGLIDKQNEGYAYIPIGD from the coding sequence ATGAAAAAGATTCTTATCATATTACTTTTGGCATGTGCCATCCTCCATGCAGAGGAAGAGACAGCACAGGTTGTTTACGACCTTACGACGGGGAACCTGAAGACATTTGAACGCAAGTTACTTAAAGGTGTTGTTGCCAATAAAGCACATTATGAAGGCAAGCTCAAAGAGCTTAATGTTGTCGTGGTCATCCATGGTGGAGCCTATAAGTTCTTCACAAAAGATCCGATCCATTCCATTTTCAAAAGGGACAATGCCCTTATGGAAAATCACAAAACACTTGCCAAACGCATCAAATCCATGGTGAAGAATTATGATGTGGAATTTCTTATGTGCGGTGCCGGTATGTCCAAAAATAAACTGCAAGCAAAAGATATATATAGTTTTGTTAAAATAATTCCTAATTCCACCATTGGACTCATAGACAAACAGAATGAAGGATATGCTTATATCCCCATTGGTGACTAA
- the soxZ gene encoding thiosulfate oxidation carrier complex protein SoxZ → MAEARKSMIKIKPKKYKAGDIVKVDFIVIHPMDTGLKKDKKTGKVKPAHYIDSITFSFDGKPFTTMKVWETVSTNPYFSVNFKVPGKGKITVDYTDNTGEKNSKSKKLKPKG, encoded by the coding sequence ATGGCAGAAGCACGAAAATCAATGATAAAGATCAAACCAAAGAAGTATAAAGCGGGAGATATAGTAAAAGTTGACTTTATTGTCATCCACCCGATGGATACAGGTTTAAAGAAAGACAAGAAAACCGGCAAGGTAAAGCCTGCACACTATATAGACAGCATTACATTCAGTTTTGACGGTAAGCCGTTCACTACGATGAAAGTATGGGAAACTGTTTCAACAAACCCTTACTTTTCTGTTAACTTCAAGGTACCTGGAAAAGGTAAGATTACAGTGGACTATACAGACAATACAGGCGAGAAAAACAGTAAAAGCAAAAAACTTAAACCAAAAGGATAA
- the soxX gene encoding sulfur oxidation c-type cytochrome SoxX — MQRKIKLVTVAAILISSTSLVNAVDLTKAYEMPDASKLIEKDKLAKPTKYTMPKGCVTTDAASIARGEYIFHNLNGKKAKKKPPKGLAKFVEKNGKKKPKQYGNCVACHNIEGAKGAGNIGPDLTGYKAMFIDTKTRDYPFVFQKIADPRIDNPDTHMTVNLTTKLFNEQEICDLTSYVVSEKKKK, encoded by the coding sequence ATGCAAAGAAAAATCAAACTTGTTACTGTTGCTGCAATCTTGATTTCATCAACATCACTGGTGAATGCAGTAGATTTGACCAAAGCATATGAAATGCCCGATGCAAGCAAGCTGATAGAAAAAGACAAACTTGCCAAACCGACGAAATATACCATGCCCAAAGGGTGCGTAACAACAGATGCGGCGTCCATCGCAAGAGGAGAGTATATTTTCCATAATCTGAATGGGAAAAAAGCAAAAAAGAAGCCACCAAAAGGATTGGCAAAATTTGTTGAGAAGAATGGCAAAAAAAAGCCTAAACAGTATGGAAACTGTGTGGCGTGCCACAATATAGAAGGTGCCAAAGGTGCCGGAAATATCGGTCCTGACCTGACAGGATACAAAGCAATGTTCATTGATACAAAAACGAGAGATTATCCATTTGTATTTCAAAAGATAGCAGATCCGAGGATAGACAACCCAGATACACACATGACTGTAAATCTTACAACCAAACTGTTCAATGAGCAGGAAATATGTGATCTTACATCGTATGTAGTATCCGAGAAAAAGAAAAAGTAA
- a CDS encoding sensor histidine kinase: MFSKPKFTEYVMARLVTLGVFLFILFSVLIVVVMQEREDILLSIVLLGIAFAIFIFSIFRGAKRMQNELEVINRYLKNLDEIEKIDYETRFFTREFEEINENLIRVLKSAKKREDIKQRYNAKLKLKNRQRADMLSAIAHEFRNPIASIMGYSQTLQEDPNIPKVLQEKFLGKVYNNGQKIEDLLSRLILWNKFESGEATLHKSSFSILSLANEVKMVLQEAYKDREVEIIGEDRMMKADRTLIELVLKNLIENALKYSKDIVTVKIEDDRISVIDKGTGISEKDLGKVTKKFYRSGTHNWDNSMGLGLSIVKTILTLHGSRLDIESKLEEGSTFSFGL; this comes from the coding sequence GTGTTCAGTAAACCGAAATTTACCGAATATGTCATGGCCAGACTGGTGACACTCGGCGTATTCCTTTTTATCCTATTTTCTGTCCTCATCGTAGTCGTTATGCAGGAACGGGAGGATATACTCCTTTCCATTGTTTTGCTTGGCATCGCTTTCGCTATTTTTATCTTCTCCATTTTCCGCGGTGCCAAACGTATGCAGAACGAGCTTGAAGTGATCAACAGATATCTCAAGAATCTTGACGAGATAGAGAAGATCGATTACGAGACACGCTTCTTTACGCGGGAATTCGAAGAGATCAACGAGAATCTTATCCGTGTCCTCAAAAGTGCCAAAAAACGTGAAGATATCAAACAGCGTTACAATGCCAAACTTAAACTCAAAAACCGCCAACGTGCCGATATGCTCTCAGCCATTGCGCATGAGTTCCGAAACCCCATTGCTTCCATTATGGGTTATTCACAGACATTGCAGGAGGATCCGAACATTCCCAAAGTCCTGCAGGAGAAATTTCTTGGCAAAGTCTATAATAACGGTCAGAAAATAGAAGACCTGCTCTCACGGCTTATCCTGTGGAACAAATTTGAGAGCGGTGAAGCGACACTGCATAAAAGTTCCTTCAGCATCCTTTCTCTGGCCAATGAGGTAAAAATGGTACTGCAGGAAGCCTATAAAGACAGAGAGGTCGAGATCATAGGGGAAGACCGAATGATGAAAGCGGACCGTACGCTCATCGAACTGGTACTGAAGAACCTGATTGAAAATGCGTTGAAGTATTCCAAAGATATCGTCACAGTCAAGATCGAAGATGACCGTATATCCGTTATCGACAAAGGAACAGGGATCAGTGAAAAGGATCTGGGAAAAGTGACGAAGAAATTCTACCGTTCCGGTACTCACAACTGGGACAATTCCATGGGGCTGGGACTCTCCATCGTAAAAACCATTTTGACACTGCACGGCAGCAGACTGGATATTGAGAGTAAACTGGAGGAAGGGTCCACCTTCTCCTTCGGGCTCTGA
- a CDS encoding cache domain-containing protein, whose amino-acid sequence MKHYNKIFIWITFFILVILFSSVFFFFKQTREARLETLGDHIISNFRAGLAYEMTDLLSLSLALAEDAAIKNALLNDNESQGYEILRNITRRFKKYTHLQSLRIQLLTPDFYIFARSWNEGFEGMPIWWFRDDLQELKHNKQPKVGMEIGRLLTFKATIPVRSGKKLIGYLEAIKLIDEFSVKLRRKGIELFALMDERFLEQAALMRNFPVIHNHILANQNYYQQGKEKLQAIDWNKLEKKTYMLHEGTYYLLEPMHNGKGDKIGVYVLALSQKALKNYENEKQGFSFFTQFSDEDMQNVVASWAHPFGSFRNGYDKELIELLPRLKKEDKQEFESEAKSILGEYNKEELIDIILSNKHNEKKTGVIK is encoded by the coding sequence ATGAAGCACTATAATAAAATATTTATTTGGATTACCTTTTTTATACTGGTCATTCTCTTTTCATCGGTTTTTTTCTTTTTTAAACAGACAAGGGAAGCCAGGCTGGAAACGCTGGGTGACCACATCATATCGAACTTCAGAGCCGGACTTGCTTATGAAATGACAGACCTGTTGTCGCTTTCCCTGGCTCTGGCAGAAGATGCAGCTATTAAAAATGCACTCCTGAACGATAACGAATCCCAGGGATATGAGATTCTGCGGAATATTACCCGACGCTTTAAAAAATATACGCACCTCCAGTCCCTTCGCATACAGCTGCTTACACCAGACTTCTATATTTTTGCACGAAGCTGGAACGAAGGATTTGAAGGTATGCCCATCTGGTGGTTCAGGGATGATTTGCAGGAATTGAAACATAATAAGCAACCCAAAGTGGGAATGGAAATAGGAAGGCTGTTGACATTTAAGGCCACCATCCCCGTACGCAGCGGAAAAAAACTCATAGGGTATCTCGAAGCGATTAAGTTGATTGATGAATTTTCGGTAAAACTCCGCAGAAAAGGCATAGAACTTTTTGCGCTGATGGATGAACGTTTTCTGGAACAGGCTGCATTAATGCGCAATTTTCCAGTGATACATAACCATATTCTGGCTAACCAGAATTATTATCAGCAAGGGAAAGAAAAATTACAGGCAATAGACTGGAACAAACTTGAAAAAAAAACGTATATGCTGCATGAGGGTACTTATTATCTTTTAGAGCCTATGCATAACGGGAAGGGGGATAAAATAGGTGTGTATGTACTTGCACTTTCCCAAAAAGCATTGAAGAATTATGAAAATGAAAAGCAAGGTTTTTCATTCTTTACGCAGTTTTCAGATGAAGATATGCAAAATGTTGTTGCTTCATGGGCACACCCTTTTGGCAGTTTTAGAAACGGATACGACAAAGAACTGATTGAACTGCTTCCCCGACTGAAGAAAGAAGACAAACAGGAGTTTGAATCTGAAGCAAAAAGTATTCTTGGGGAGTACAACAAAGAAGAACTGATCGATATCATACTTTCCAATAAACATAACGAAAAGAAGACTGGGGTGATAAAATGA
- the soxB gene encoding thiosulfohydrolase SoxB: MDINRRDFLQIAAALGLLGATGGTNLFAGEAGKERIKKLSFSDIVDFEPKGKATILHICDLHAHIKPLYWREPSTLISAKNLVGTPGFICGDSFESYYGIKPGSLDQYFDTYNDFETLAEKFGKMGGIAHIKPIIDHVKKERGEKNVLLLDSGDTWQGTAVALKTDGAAIVEAQNYLGVDVMVGHWEFTYGKERVMELIKMLKGEFISQNVIDNDPFSDDFEELIFPPYTIKEVGGAKIGIIGQSFPFTSTANPKKFTEGWSFALRHESLQEFIDELRNEKKVDCVVVLSHDGFSVDQELAKKVKGVDFILSGHTHDPSPKPIIVNDTVILIAGSHGKYVGRLDIDIKDKKVAGYNFKLMPVASNLIPADKAGDALVAKSYAPFDKELNEVLGTTKGLLYKRDTFYSTFDALIGQAIQAEMGSDIVFTPGYRWGTTLLPGDKILKDNVYEMTAITYPEVYTFDLKGEVIANLMEDIADNVFNENPLLQQGGDMSRLTGASYSIKVAAASGKRISDFKIGGKPIDLKKTYRVSSWGGNLQNAGENLDEKKIRAVYEVVSDYIRKQKVVDISMESNVKVLDYDCGCPAKGAKC; encoded by the coding sequence ATGGATATTAACAGACGAGATTTCCTTCAGATTGCAGCAGCATTAGGTTTGTTGGGTGCAACAGGAGGAACGAATCTCTTTGCCGGAGAAGCCGGCAAGGAGCGTATCAAAAAACTTAGTTTTTCTGATATTGTGGATTTTGAACCCAAAGGTAAAGCGACCATCCTGCATATTTGCGACCTGCATGCACATATCAAACCACTCTACTGGAGAGAGCCATCAACATTGATCTCTGCAAAAAACCTGGTAGGAACACCAGGCTTCATCTGTGGAGACAGTTTTGAGAGTTATTACGGTATTAAACCTGGTTCACTGGATCAATATTTTGATACCTATAATGACTTTGAAACACTTGCTGAGAAATTCGGTAAAATGGGTGGGATTGCCCACATAAAACCTATCATTGATCATGTCAAAAAAGAGAGAGGCGAAAAGAATGTCCTCCTTTTGGACAGTGGCGATACCTGGCAGGGAACGGCAGTCGCATTGAAGACGGACGGGGCGGCCATCGTTGAAGCACAGAATTATCTGGGTGTGGACGTGATGGTAGGTCACTGGGAATTTACCTACGGTAAAGAGCGAGTGATGGAGCTTATCAAGATGTTGAAGGGAGAGTTTATCTCTCAAAACGTCATTGACAACGATCCTTTCTCTGATGACTTTGAAGAGTTGATCTTCCCTCCATATACCATTAAAGAAGTTGGTGGAGCGAAGATCGGTATTATCGGACAGTCATTCCCGTTCACTTCTACAGCCAACCCTAAAAAGTTTACTGAAGGATGGAGTTTTGCACTGAGACACGAGTCTCTTCAGGAGTTCATTGATGAGCTTCGTAATGAGAAAAAAGTGGATTGTGTGGTTGTGTTGAGTCATGATGGTTTCTCTGTAGACCAGGAACTGGCGAAAAAGGTGAAAGGTGTTGATTTCATCTTGAGTGGCCACACACATGATCCTAGTCCCAAACCTATTATCGTGAATGATACTGTGATTCTGATTGCAGGCAGTCATGGTAAATATGTAGGCAGACTGGATATCGATATCAAAGACAAGAAAGTGGCAGGCTACAACTTTAAACTGATGCCTGTAGCTTCAAACCTCATACCAGCAGATAAAGCGGGGGATGCACTTGTTGCAAAATCGTATGCACCATTTGACAAGGAGCTTAATGAAGTGTTGGGAACGACGAAAGGGCTCCTTTATAAAAGAGATACTTTCTACTCCACCTTTGATGCACTTATAGGCCAGGCGATCCAGGCAGAGATGGGAAGTGATATCGTATTTACACCTGGGTACAGATGGGGAACCACGCTCCTGCCGGGTGACAAGATACTCAAAGACAATGTCTACGAAATGACAGCGATCACATATCCGGAAGTGTATACTTTCGATCTTAAAGGTGAAGTGATTGCAAATCTTATGGAAGACATTGCTGACAATGTATTCAATGAAAATCCATTGCTTCAACAGGGTGGAGACATGAGTCGTTTGACAGGTGCAAGCTACAGCATTAAAGTTGCAGCCGCATCGGGAAAACGTATTTCAGATTTCAAGATAGGAGGTAAACCGATCGATCTAAAAAAGACATACAGGGTCTCTTCATGGGGAGGAAACTTACAAAATGCAGGTGAAAACCTGGATGAGAAAAAAATACGTGCTGTCTATGAAGTAGTGA
- the soxA gene encoding sulfur oxidation c-type cytochrome SoxA → MKRVILPLALLVTMATAGEQFAMSDADRAMYKEMLENNPADIYVEEGGEILEEQLGGEAALAKFLGVSEKELPKEIASFPKYVKKLGNVVGLDQVMQAMQVEQGKKKFKLKSGKMFSMLAYVKSLANDEVPNLDLNEPHEKEAYELGKKTFMTARGGRGLSCNSCHSKDIVGMVLRTQPLPDLGEAGSGVTWPAYRMTKSSLRTLQRRFQGCMKNALLKVIPIGSKEMVGLEIYVTKLAQDKKKAIAIPGLKR, encoded by the coding sequence ATGAAAAGAGTGATATTACCATTGGCTCTTTTGGTGACCATGGCAACTGCAGGAGAGCAGTTTGCTATGAGTGATGCTGACAGAGCAATGTATAAAGAAATGTTGGAAAACAACCCTGCTGATATTTATGTGGAAGAGGGTGGAGAGATACTTGAAGAACAACTGGGTGGCGAAGCGGCACTTGCAAAATTTTTGGGAGTGAGTGAAAAAGAGTTGCCTAAAGAGATTGCCTCTTTTCCAAAATATGTGAAAAAGCTTGGAAATGTTGTTGGGCTCGACCAGGTAATGCAGGCAATGCAGGTAGAGCAGGGTAAGAAAAAATTCAAGCTAAAAAGTGGAAAAATGTTCTCTATGCTGGCATATGTGAAATCATTGGCAAATGATGAAGTACCCAATCTTGATTTGAATGAGCCACATGAAAAAGAGGCCTATGAATTGGGTAAAAAGACCTTTATGACAGCAAGAGGCGGTAGAGGACTTTCCTGTAACTCCTGTCATAGTAAAGATATCGTGGGTATGGTGCTTAGAACACAACCTCTTCCTGATCTTGGTGAAGCCGGATCTGGAGTGACATGGCCTGCATATCGTATGACGAAGTCCAGTCTCAGAACATTGCAAAGAAGATTTCAGGGATGTATGAAAAATGCTTTGCTTAAAGTGATTCCGATAGGATCCAAAGAAATGGTAGGCCTTGAAATCTATGTCACTAAACTGGCACAGGACAAGAAAAAAGCTATTGCCATTCCTGGTTTGAAAAGATAA
- a CDS encoding sensor histidine kinase gives MWDTVLIFDARKFARKYAIIYSLVLAVLLIVPLITYVGLLLQIDEAKVKLSLDSKAKEIMLSMQNYKNSDKIYHFPRYKEYSAALYDERYKTIFSTLDFKPNTLTEGFHHYANRYYYVYPLPKGYYFGASILLVETVHTSSSIYLYAFSVLIAIFIALFIFSLLLLRNFSVPFEKLNRQLDNFIKDSMHEINTPLSIINLNVDLFVGKNGDNKYLSRIKSASKTLATIYNDMDYLIKQGRIEYTKKMIDMGEFVQNRVDYFQEVANLKNIVLDIHIENGVMYHCSKTKLQRIVDNTISNAIKYSNNDTRVLISLRLVEGRVVFEVEDHGVGIKNVQKIFSRYYREDEAKGGFGIGLNIVKQITEEEHIGLDVKSIPGKGTTFTYTFPSQ, from the coding sequence GTGTGGGATACAGTATTGATTTTTGATGCCCGTAAATTTGCCCGTAAATATGCAATTATCTATTCGTTGGTATTAGCGGTTTTACTGATCGTACCCCTGATCACTTATGTCGGTCTTTTACTGCAGATCGACGAGGCAAAAGTTAAGCTTTCTCTGGATTCCAAGGCAAAAGAGATCATGCTTTCCATGCAAAACTATAAAAACAGTGACAAAATATACCATTTCCCAAGGTATAAAGAGTATAGTGCGGCACTCTATGATGAAAGGTATAAAACGATCTTTTCAACATTGGATTTTAAGCCAAATACACTTACCGAGGGCTTTCACCATTATGCAAACCGATACTATTATGTCTATCCTCTGCCGAAAGGTTATTATTTTGGAGCATCAATATTGTTGGTTGAAACGGTACATACTTCCAGTAGTATCTATCTGTATGCTTTTTCAGTTCTGATAGCTATTTTCATTGCACTTTTCATTTTCTCTCTTTTGCTGTTGCGTAATTTTTCTGTACCTTTTGAAAAACTGAACAGGCAGTTGGACAACTTTATCAAAGATTCCATGCACGAGATCAATACACCTCTGAGCATCATCAATCTCAATGTAGACCTTTTTGTCGGGAAAAATGGAGACAATAAATACCTCTCTCGCATAAAGTCTGCTTCCAAAACGCTTGCAACCATCTATAATGATATGGATTACCTCATCAAGCAGGGGCGGATAGAGTACACAAAAAAGATGATCGATATGGGAGAGTTCGTTCAAAACAGGGTAGATTATTTTCAAGAAGTTGCCAACCTGAAAAATATTGTGCTTGATATCCATATTGAAAATGGGGTGATGTATCATTGTTCAAAAACGAAACTGCAGCGCATCGTGGACAACACTATCTCCAATGCCATTAAATACAGCAACAACGATACCCGGGTGCTTATCTCGCTGAGGCTTGTAGAGGGCAGGGTCGTATTTGAGGTTGAAGACCATGGCGTTGGCATAAAGAATGTGCAAAAGATCTTTTCCCGATATTACAGGGAAGATGAGGCCAAGGGCGGTTTTGGTATAGGCCTGAATATTGTTAAACAGATTACAGAAGAAGAACATATAGGCCTCGACGTCAAGTCAATACCTGGTAAAGGAACGACCTTTACCTACACATTTCCAAGTCAATAA
- a CDS encoding response regulator transcription factor yields MKILILEDESMLALSMKEFLEDSGYEVNCFAHSEEAYDSIYETVYDLLLLDVKVLGEKNGFEILDMLRKEGVTVPAIFITSLTDIEDLTRGYECGACDYIRKPFDLAELRLRVEQVIKTYCFSSQDERIELPFGYCYDLKKLKLSFGDEDIILTKTEAKILELLIKQKGNVVSYEMFWEEIWGEWIDPTNIRVQVGTLRKKLKHDFIKNIRGVGYSIDF; encoded by the coding sequence ATGAAAATACTTATACTGGAAGATGAATCAATGCTGGCCTTGAGTATGAAAGAGTTTCTTGAAGACAGTGGGTATGAGGTGAACTGCTTTGCCCACTCTGAGGAAGCTTACGATTCCATCTATGAAACTGTATATGACCTGCTGTTGCTGGATGTAAAGGTATTGGGCGAAAAGAATGGTTTCGAAATACTCGATATGTTGCGAAAAGAGGGGGTGACAGTACCGGCGATTTTCATCACTTCTTTAACAGATATAGAAGATTTAACCCGTGGTTATGAGTGTGGAGCATGTGATTATATACGCAAACCGTTTGACCTTGCCGAACTCAGGTTGCGGGTGGAACAGGTCATTAAAACATACTGCTTCTCTTCCCAAGACGAACGTATCGAACTCCCCTTTGGGTATTGTTATGATCTTAAAAAATTAAAACTCTCTTTTGGAGATGAGGATATCATACTTACAAAAACAGAAGCGAAGATACTCGAACTGCTTATCAAGCAGAAAGGGAATGTCGTATCGTATGAAATGTTCTGGGAAGAGATATGGGGTGAATGGATCGACCCGACCAATATCCGTGTACAGGTCGGTACTCTGCGTAAAAAACTGAAACATGATTTTATCAAAAATATCCGTGGTGTGGGATACAGTATTGATTTTTGA